The Pseudodesulfovibrio sediminis genome includes the window TGAAGGCATCCAGACATGTTATGGCCGGGGTCTGATCAAGGAGCGCGCCGATGCATCCTATTCCATGGAAATGGCTGAACGGTTCTCGTCCTATGCCAACGTGGGCACCAAGGGCATTCTCAAATACACACGGGAATACCCACTGATTTTCGCAGCATACGACGAGTTGGAACAAGCCGCAGTGAACCCCGCCGACATCCGACTCGAAGTCCCTTACGCAGGCCAGAAACTGCACTGGATGGAAGCACACACTCCGGACGGCAACGGCGGCATCAAGCCGATTCTCATGCCTGTCCAATTCGTCTTTCTCTTCTGCAATCTGGATGAACAATCCCTGTTCAGCGCACTCGGTTCCACCGGCCTCGCCTCCGGCAACACGCTGGCCGAAGCCAAGGTCGCGGCCCTCACTGAGGTCATCGAGAGAGACTCCGACGCCACCACGCTGTTCGATCCCGAGCGCTGCTTCAAAATCGAAACAGATGATCCCGAGATCAGCAAGCTGCTGGCCGGATACAAGGAAGACGGCATTGACGTCTGGTTCATGGACGTCACCACCGAGCTGGGCATCCCCTGCTACAAGTCCGTGGTGCTCGGCAAACATGGAGACGTAAACAAAGGCGGCGGTTGCGATCTGAGCGGCTCCTCGGCACTGGTCTCGGCCATGACGGAAACCGCCTACCCCTACCCCGGCCCCAAGAGCGGCCCGGCACCGGAAGGACTCCCCACCTGCAAACTCGAAGACCTGCCCGATTACTCGACCGGCAGCGCGGAAGGCGATCTGATGGTGCTGGAAAAAACGCTGATGGATAACGGGTACACGCCCAATTATGTTGACCTGACTCGCAAAGACCTGAACATCCCGGTAACTCGGGCAATAGTCCCCGGACTGGAGCTGATCTCCGATTTCGACCAATACTCCCGCGTCAGCCCTCGCCTCTTCAAAAACTATCTGGAGATGTTCAAGTAGCCAAAACAATTGACTCCTCGCCAAATTGCAGGATATTGAAAGCACCTCAAGCCTGGGTGGTGGAATTGGTAGACACCAGGGACTTAAAATCCCTTGGTCGCAAGGCCGTGCGGGTTCAAATCCCGCCCCAGGTACCAAGCATTAAAAGCAGTTAGGCCGGACTTCCGGCCTAACTGCTTTTTAGTTGGTCTAACCAGACCAGTTTGCAATCTGCTTGGGGTTCCTTCAGGTATGAAAAACCACCTTGCTGACTTCAGCCCGGAAACCGATTATGAGCGGAGAATTTCACGCATTCTGCTGAATTCCTCGGTAGTGATCTCACCGTTCGCATACTTGCGCTTCAGGATTTCGAGGGAATCTTCTCTGTCGCGCGTGCCATCTGGGCGGGAGAGTCTCTGGATAAGCTTGTAGGCCAGAAAAATCAGCAACCCGAAGATAAACAGATTGAAAAGAAAGCCGAATCCGCCCATGCCGCCTCCCGGGCCGAAGCCGGTCATGAATCCCCAATTGCAA containing:
- a CDS encoding SHOCT domain-containing protein, yielding MFNCNWGFMTGFGPGGGMGGFGFLFNLFIFGLLIFLAYKLIQRLSRPDGTRDREDSLEILKRKYANGEITTEEFSRMREILRS
- a CDS encoding YcaO-like family protein yields the protein MRYKLQMMDTDFGVGMFAALPDVNLSFNEMIDHLRKHPYDDYMHEFVLQGFKDFRTRKLQKLIKEVMKDKGTSDPVLTAVMYEACICHKRQNQLLHLFDGLDPMTLVDSTPTIHIRSHNMEDQPAHTKWIDLFGKNIFTLAPLPPPEEGPEPIFSDTDLAISEPITAAHALEALKGQLPPPLPRRPLKETTDYALDVLNKADAFLGPAMEHKASLSPIARLRHWMVKIRCKNGSFNNALEGIQTCYGRGLIKERADASYSMEMAERFSSYANVGTKGILKYTREYPLIFAAYDELEQAAVNPADIRLEVPYAGQKLHWMEAHTPDGNGGIKPILMPVQFVFLFCNLDEQSLFSALGSTGLASGNTLAEAKVAALTEVIERDSDATTLFDPERCFKIETDDPEISKLLAGYKEDGIDVWFMDVTTELGIPCYKSVVLGKHGDVNKGGGCDLSGSSALVSAMTETAYPYPGPKSGPAPEGLPTCKLEDLPDYSTGSAEGDLMVLEKTLMDNGYTPNYVDLTRKDLNIPVTRAIVPGLELISDFDQYSRVSPRLFKNYLEMFK